A window of Ipomoea triloba cultivar NCNSP0323 chromosome 2, ASM357664v1 contains these coding sequences:
- the LOC116009720 gene encoding ras-related protein RABC2a-like, with amino-acid sequence METKGGKMMMSYKGCGYEYSFKILLIGDSGVGKSSLLLSFISHHCPLQNPSPTIGVDFKIRVLTIGGKRLKLTIWDTGGQERFGTLISSYYRGAHGIILVYDVTRRDTFTNLSKIWGKEIERYSTNPECIKMLVGNKVDRDNERAVSREEGMAFAQKHKCLFLECSAKTRENVPQCFRDLTLKILEVPSLVEKGSNVVKNQILKQKEIDEHKSKCCT; translated from the exons ATGGAGACAAAAGGCgggaagatgatgatgagttATAAAGGGTGTGGGTATGAATATTCTTTCAAGATTCTGTTGATAGGAGATTCTGGTGTGGGCAAGAGTAGTCTGCTTCTCAGCTTCATTTCTCATCACTGTCCTCTCCAAAATCCCTCCCCCACCATTG GTGTGGACTTCAAGATCCGGGTGCTAACCATTGGTGGGAAAAGATTGAAGTTGACAATTTGGGATACAG GTGGACAGGAGAGGTTTGGGACATTGATAAGCTCTTATTATAGAGGGGCACATGGAATTATACTTG TTTATGATGTCACGAGGCGGGACACCTTTACAAACTTATCGAAAATCTGGGGGAAGGAGATAGAGCGTTACTCGACAAATCCAGAGTGCATCAAGATGCTAGTTGGAAACAAAGTTGACAGG GATAACGAAAGGGCTGTGAGTAGAGAGGAAGGAATGGCGTTTGCACAGAAACACAAATGTCTGTTTCTTGAATGTAGTGCTAAGACCAGAGAAAATGTGCCCCAGTGTTTTCGAGATCTTACTCTCAAG ATACTAGAGGTGCCAAGCCTGGTAGAGAAAGGATCCAATGTTGTGAAGAACCAAATTTTGAAACAAAAGGAAATCGATGAACACAAAAGCAAATGTTGCACGTGA
- the LOC116011400 gene encoding monocopper oxidase-like protein SKU5, whose product MAFCSACGWLVLSLIVAVLAQVNCIDIYYQWIVSLDYFLDPLGGSKPVITINGMFPGPLINSTTNDVVHVNVFNDMNEPMLITWNGIQQRLNSWQDGVSGTNCPIEPGTNWTYVFQTKDQIGTYTYFPSILMQKVAGGYGPIRVNNRDVILVPFPKPEAEFDLLIGDWFRDDHKLLRIYSRFKSSNSYLDEPDAILINGKGSANPESLTVTKGKTYRLRISNVGSVFSFNVRIQNHKMVVVETEGSYTNQITLDSLDVHVGQSYSLLVSADQDDADYYIVAAPKLHEANETSPLIAKGILHYADSVAAQPAGPLPEGPDPFDLQFSINQAKSIRWNLTAGAARPNPQGTFNVTNITLSQTFVLHGSKGEIRGTPGYLVNNVSYLTPDTPLKLADYFVNGAGVYKLDEFPTHSVKDAADYGVSVVSGTHKGWLEIVFHNDLAVMDSWHLDGFGMHVVGYGDGEWTPAARETYNLYDPVVRSTVQVYPGGWTAVYVFLDNPGMWNLRSQHVKHWYLGQQLYIRVHDDDPNPAKEKPPPTNLLLCGIFATSPSPAPAPQAGG is encoded by the exons ATGGCGTTTTGCAGCGCTTGCGGGTGGCTGGTTCTGAGTCTGATTGTGGCTGTCTTAGCTCAAGTGAATTGCATTGATATCTATTATCAGTGGATAGTTTCCTTAGACTACTTTCTGGATCCTCTTGGAGGTTCTAAGCCT GTGATCACCATCAATGGGATGTTTCCAGGCCCCCTGATCAATTCCACAACTAATGATGTTGTTCATGTCAACGTCTTCAACGATATGAATGAGCCTATGCTCATAACATG GAATGGGATACAGCAGAGGTTAAACTCATGGCAGGATGGAGTGTCTGGAACTAATTGCCCCATTGAGCCTGGCACAAACTGGACTTATGTTTTCCAGACTAAAGATCAGATTGGGACTTACACCTATTTCCCTTCCATCCTTATGCAGAAGGTGGCTGGAGGATATGGGCCGATTCGTGTCAACAACCGCGATGTGATACTTGTCCCCTTCCCGAAACCAGAAGCTGAGTTTGATCTTCTCATCGGGGACTGGTTCCGGGATGATCACAAG CTTCTTAGGATTTACTCAAGATTCAAGTCCTCCAACTCTTATCTCGATGAGCCTGACGCGATTCTGATCAATGGCAAAGGATCTGCAAACCCCGAGTCTCTCACTGTCACAAAAG GGAAGACATATCGGCTAAGGATATCAAACGTTGGGAGTGTGTTCAGCTTCAATGTCAGAATCCAGAACCATAAAATGGTGGTGGTGGAAACAGAAGGCTCTTACACCAACCAGATAACGTTAGACTCCCTGGACGTGCACGTTGGACAGTCATACTCACTTCTTGTTTCTGCTGATCAAGACGATGCAGATTACTACATTGTAGCTGCTCCTAAGCTGCACGAAGCCAACGAAACCAGCCCTCTCATCGCCAAAGGGATACTTCATTACGCCGATTCCGTCGCTGCACAGCCCGCCGGTCCTCTGCCGGAAGGCCCTGACCCCTTTGATCTCCAGTTTTCAATCAACCAAGCAAAATCTATCAG gTGGAACTTGACGGCCGGAGCTGCGAGGCCTAATCCACAAGGGACGTTCAACGTGACCAACATTACACTGTCGCAGACCTTCGTCCTCCATGGCTCCAAGGGCGAAATCCGAGGAACCCCGGGCTACCTAGTCAACAACGTCTCGTATCTAACACCAGACACCCCATTGAAGCTGGCCGATTACTTCGTCAACGGCGCCGGCGTCTACAAACTCGACGAGTTCCCAACTCACTCCGTGAAAGACGCTGCGGATTACGGCGTCTCCGTCGTCTCCGGCACCCATAAAGGCTGGCTGGAAATCGTTTTCCATAATGACCTCGCCGTCATGGATTCTTGGCACTTGGATGGCTTTGGCATGCACGTCGTAGG ATATGGAGACGGAGAATGGACGCCGGCGGCGCGTGAGACGTACAATTTGTACGATCCGGTGGTTAGGTCGACGGTGCAAGTGTACCCGGGAGGATGGACGGCGGTGTATGTGTTCCTGGACAATCCAGGAATGTGGAACTTGAGATCACAACATGTTAAACATTGGTACTTAGGACAACAACTCTACATTAGAGTTCACGACGATGATCCCAATCCGGCCAAGGAGAAGCCACCTCCGACCAACCTCCTCCTTTGTG GAATATTTGCAACTTCACCTTCACCCGCTCCCGCTCCTCAAGCAGGAGGCTGA